A window from Rhizosphaericola mali encodes these proteins:
- a CDS encoding redoxin domain-containing protein — protein MRYLVTLLFFAVLLNDISAQDNILKVGDPFPSLITLNQLVNTPVHSLNLYSAKKQFYILNFWGTWCSPCIPEMDNLAKIQNEFGSQLQIIGISNDDSIRLKKYIKRKPSKIWLASDPQNILYQLVNLSFVGQSIILNPQKKIIGMVRTDSINKTFVSNFLKGDSIHSNAAFNDKLLSSNNVDAIFNIDSSTQFASYIRPFVNGVYTSTRIANRRITCFNFTLSGLYRTAFKITTERQIIYEDSLKEKDVADFDNESTLYCVDFLVKPSEKDSLIPLFQNFLNANFPIKARLEKRTQDVLLLEKIPDSTFHLPISSDSTKASKSFSGIGFDGTKVSLQDFATDYLANEFGYPVINNTGEEGKYDIKTNVEIRDYKGIQKSLRDIGLILKKGKREIPVLIYYKPKSAIN, from the coding sequence ATGAGATATTTAGTGACTCTATTATTTTTTGCGGTTCTCTTAAATGATATTTCGGCACAAGACAATATATTAAAAGTTGGAGATCCATTTCCATCTTTGATAACTTTAAACCAGTTAGTAAATACTCCTGTACACTCCCTTAATCTCTATTCGGCTAAAAAACAATTTTATATTTTAAACTTTTGGGGAACTTGGTGTAGTCCTTGTATTCCAGAAATGGATAATCTAGCTAAAATTCAAAACGAATTTGGAAGTCAATTACAGATTATTGGCATTTCCAATGACGATTCCATTAGATTAAAGAAATATATCAAAAGAAAACCATCCAAAATATGGCTAGCATCTGACCCACAAAATATCCTTTATCAACTTGTCAATCTTAGTTTTGTCGGACAAAGCATCATTCTCAATCCACAAAAGAAGATAATTGGAATGGTACGTACGGATTCAATAAATAAAACATTTGTAAGCAATTTTTTGAAAGGAGACTCTATTCATTCTAACGCGGCTTTCAATGACAAATTACTATCTTCCAATAATGTAGACGCCATTTTCAATATCGACAGTTCCACTCAATTTGCCTCATACATAAGACCTTTTGTAAATGGAGTGTATACTTCAACGAGAATAGCTAATCGACGTATCACCTGTTTTAATTTTACATTAAGCGGCTTATATCGTACCGCCTTTAAAATTACGACAGAAAGACAAATTATCTACGAGGATAGCTTGAAAGAAAAAGATGTAGCTGATTTTGATAATGAAAGCACTTTATACTGTGTCGACTTTCTGGTCAAACCATCGGAAAAAGATAGCCTTATTCCTTTATTTCAAAATTTTTTAAATGCCAATTTTCCCATTAAAGCTAGATTAGAAAAAAGAACACAAGATGTACTTTTATTGGAAAAAATACCAGATTCAACGTTTCATTTGCCCATATCCTCTGACTCCACCAAAGCAAGTAAATCATTTAGCGGTATTGGATTTGATGGAACTAAGGTTTCTCTCCAAGATTTTGCGACAGATTATCTCGCCAATGAATTTGGATATCCAGTTATCAATAATACAGGGGAAGAAGGGAAATATGATATAAAAACGAATGTTGAAATTAGAGATTATAAGGGAATTCAAAAATCATTAAGAGATATCGGATTAATATTAAAAAAAGGAAAAAGAGAAATACCTGTTTTGATTTATTACAAACCTAAGAGTGCGATAAATTAA
- a CDS encoding DUF808 family protein produces the protein MASGIFAILDDIGALMDDVAVASKVATQKTVGILGDDLAVNAEKATGFLSSRELPVLWSITKGSLLNKLILIPIVLLLNTFLPIAIKCILLLGGFYLAYEGIEKIIEFLFHRDKKEHSVLKHEDEELGEQAEKSKIKAAISTDFILSIEIVIIALSQVLDKRLPVQIMAVTFVSFLATVGVYGFVAIIVRMDDTGFKLIKHSHDKGLISKIGHVLVKALPVIIKAFAVIGTIALILVAGGIFIHNVEYFHHFLPQIPETIKIILLGLAAGLVAFILISISKKIISLFKKRK, from the coding sequence ATGGCTTCAGGGATTTTCGCAATTTTAGATGATATCGGTGCTTTAATGGATGATGTAGCGGTCGCAAGTAAAGTCGCTACGCAAAAAACAGTGGGAATTTTAGGAGATGATCTTGCAGTGAATGCGGAAAAAGCAACTGGTTTTTTATCCTCAAGAGAATTACCCGTTTTGTGGTCTATCACCAAAGGGTCTCTTTTGAATAAATTGATTCTGATTCCTATTGTATTGCTGCTCAATACTTTTTTGCCAATTGCAATAAAATGTATTTTACTTCTTGGCGGCTTTTATTTGGCATATGAAGGAATTGAAAAAATTATCGAATTCTTATTTCATCGAGATAAAAAAGAACACTCTGTACTCAAACATGAAGATGAGGAATTGGGCGAACAAGCAGAAAAATCTAAAATAAAAGCAGCAATCTCTACCGATTTTATTCTCTCGATCGAAATTGTTATTATCGCCTTGAGTCAAGTTTTGGATAAAAGACTACCCGTTCAGATAATGGCCGTAACATTTGTTTCTTTTCTTGCAACAGTTGGCGTATATGGATTTGTGGCAATAATTGTACGGATGGATGATACTGGATTCAAATTGATAAAACATTCGCATGACAAAGGATTGATATCCAAAATTGGGCACGTTTTAGTAAAAGCGTTGCCCGTGATTATTAAAGCGTTTGCCGTTATTGGAACGATTGCATTAATTTTAGTTGCAGGTGGCATTTTTATACATAATGTAGAATATTTCCACCATTTTTTACCTCAAATACCAGAAACTATCAAGATTATTCTATTAGGATTGGCTGCTGGACTAGTTGCCTTTATTTTGATAAGTATTTCTAAAAAGATAATTTCTTTGTTTAAAAAAAGAAAATAG
- a CDS encoding glycoside hydrolase family 35 protein yields MKKLLFSLLASGLLTISVSHAQKAKHTFNIENGHFLYDGKPIQLHAGEMHFARVPHQYWRHRLQMIKAMGLNAVTTYIFWNWQETAPGVWNFSGDHDVAEFVKEAGEEGLFVLLRPGPYACGEWEFGGYPWWLPKTKDMVIRADNPPFLDSCNNYIQKIAGQLKDLQITHGGPIIMVQAENEFGSYVAQRPDITLENHQKYSYKIKDLLVKAGFDVPFYTADGSWLFKEGSIPGALPGADGEDDTKKLKTLVNQYHDGIGPYFVAEYYPGWLDHWAEPFPKVSASSVAKQLRKYVEDTVSFNMYMVHGGTNFAFTSGANYEARPKDEKALDGNPVNGMGKTETKKRIQKTHDIQPDMTSYDYDAPISEAGWVTPKYDSIRNLLQSHSTTKFPAVPAAIPVISIPDITLTKAANLLELAKKIKPVENDKPLTFEDLNQGNGYMLYSKKFTQPIQGTLSIPGLRDFAVIYVNGKKVGVLNRYYNSYDMDINIPSNAELQILVENMGRINYGAEIIHNTKGIISPVTIGNKEIMGNWQMRSLPMSEEPNLTKAKSNYSEGTPTIYQGSFNLDKTGDTFFDMRDWGKGIVFINGKNLGRYWSTVGPQLTLYVPGVWLKKGKNTVEIFEQLNDSKQTVLKTTKTPILDQLVK; encoded by the coding sequence ATGAAAAAATTACTTTTTTCGTTACTAGCAAGTGGACTCTTGACTATTTCTGTCTCCCATGCACAAAAAGCGAAACATACATTCAATATTGAAAATGGCCATTTTTTGTATGATGGTAAACCAATACAATTACATGCTGGTGAAATGCATTTCGCGCGCGTGCCACATCAATATTGGCGCCATCGTTTGCAAATGATCAAAGCAATGGGATTAAATGCAGTTACCACCTATATATTTTGGAATTGGCAAGAAACCGCTCCAGGTGTTTGGAATTTTAGTGGAGATCATGACGTCGCTGAATTTGTAAAAGAGGCGGGGGAAGAAGGATTGTTTGTATTACTCAGACCTGGTCCTTATGCATGTGGGGAATGGGAATTTGGTGGTTACCCTTGGTGGTTACCAAAAACAAAAGACATGGTAATCCGTGCAGACAACCCACCTTTTTTAGATAGTTGTAATAATTATATTCAAAAAATTGCCGGTCAATTAAAAGATTTACAAATCACGCATGGCGGACCTATTATTATGGTACAAGCTGAAAATGAATTTGGCTCTTATGTTGCGCAACGACCTGACATTACGCTAGAAAATCATCAAAAATATAGTTACAAAATCAAAGATTTGTTGGTGAAAGCTGGTTTTGACGTACCATTTTATACAGCAGATGGTAGTTGGTTATTCAAAGAAGGTTCCATTCCTGGTGCACTTCCTGGGGCTGACGGAGAAGACGATACTAAAAAATTGAAAACATTAGTAAACCAATATCACGACGGCATAGGTCCTTATTTTGTTGCAGAATATTACCCTGGTTGGCTGGATCATTGGGCGGAACCTTTTCCCAAAGTATCTGCTAGTTCAGTAGCCAAACAGCTTAGAAAATATGTAGAAGATACCGTTTCTTTCAATATGTATATGGTACATGGAGGCACTAATTTTGCATTTACATCAGGTGCAAATTATGAAGCACGACCGAAAGATGAAAAAGCACTCGATGGAAACCCCGTGAATGGAATGGGTAAAACAGAAACTAAAAAGCGAATCCAAAAAACCCATGATATTCAGCCAGATATGACGTCTTACGATTATGATGCACCTATTAGCGAAGCCGGTTGGGTTACGCCAAAATATGATTCCATTCGTAATCTTTTACAATCCCACAGTACAACAAAATTTCCAGCAGTTCCAGCAGCTATTCCGGTAATTTCAATTCCTGATATTACCCTAACAAAAGCAGCCAATTTATTGGAATTAGCAAAGAAAATCAAACCCGTAGAAAATGATAAGCCGTTGACATTTGAAGATCTGAATCAAGGGAATGGCTATATGCTTTATTCAAAGAAATTTACACAACCAATTCAAGGCACATTATCAATACCCGGTTTGCGTGATTTCGCAGTTATTTATGTGAATGGAAAAAAAGTTGGTGTATTGAATCGCTATTACAATAGTTACGATATGGATATCAATATTCCATCAAATGCAGAATTGCAGATATTGGTTGAAAATATGGGGCGGATCAATTATGGTGCGGAGATCATTCATAACACAAAGGGAATTATTAGTCCTGTAACCATTGGCAACAAGGAAATTATGGGCAATTGGCAGATGCGTTCTTTGCCTATGAGCGAAGAACCTAATTTGACAAAAGCCAAATCTAATTATTCCGAAGGAACTCCGACAATTTATCAAGGTTCTTTTAATTTGGATAAAACGGGGGATACTTTTTTTGATATGCGTGATTGGGGTAAAGGGATTGTATTTATCAATGGTAAAAATCTTGGCCGTTATTGGAGTACCGTTGGCCCACAACTAACTTTATATGTTCCTGGTGTTTGGTTGAAAAAAGGAAAAAATACAGTAGAAATTTTCGAGCAATTGAACGACTCTAAACAAACAGTTTTAAAAACGACAAAAACTCCGATTTTGGATCAGTTAGTGAAATAA
- a CDS encoding retropepsin-like aspartic protease — MKQCILFLSITLFLFLDAYGQKKYESLGKYLESKDYFSLKSYLHHSTLPLETKDSVYFESIVQNAFGENDAAIKSIHYLSEHYASGLDDNAWIKLLNVLADSYVKTFQYNSAAQTYALLLQEYGSKLSPSNQIDYKNNYELYHALKNIATQTIQTVPNDSFSIWRDQVSLWNINVSVDKQGIQPFIFDSGAGFSTISASTANKLNLKIIPSNITVGTATEKKVYSQLAVADQIEFGSTIIKNVVFLVLPDDQLNFPSIQYQIHGIIGFPVIKELGKLSISNAGVATILTADSAIEHANFFYQGNAIIVKGFSGKSLLNFHFDTGAKQSELDEDYYKSHKYIVKNSSKKEKVNLGGAGGITSFKALQLSKFPLKIGNSPSKILENINVYPDKESPYGNALGQDYIQLFDKVIIDFKDCSLEFK; from the coding sequence ATGAAGCAGTGTATATTATTTCTGTCTATAACCCTTTTCCTATTTCTTGATGCATACGGTCAGAAGAAATATGAATCGTTGGGCAAATATTTGGAATCAAAAGATTATTTTTCCCTAAAATCCTATTTACATCATTCTACCCTCCCATTAGAAACAAAAGACAGTGTTTATTTTGAGTCAATTGTCCAAAATGCATTTGGAGAAAATGATGCTGCTATCAAGTCAATCCATTATCTAAGTGAACATTATGCTTCTGGATTAGACGATAATGCATGGATTAAGTTATTAAATGTTTTAGCGGATAGTTATGTAAAAACGTTTCAATACAATTCTGCTGCACAGACGTATGCCTTGTTGTTACAAGAATATGGATCAAAATTGTCCCCAAGTAACCAAATTGATTATAAAAACAATTACGAACTCTATCATGCATTAAAGAATATCGCAACGCAAACTATCCAAACTGTCCCTAACGATTCTTTTTCGATCTGGCGTGATCAAGTGAGTCTTTGGAATATCAATGTATCCGTAGATAAACAAGGAATTCAACCGTTTATTTTTGACTCCGGGGCTGGATTCTCAACGATCAGTGCTAGCACCGCAAATAAGTTAAACTTAAAAATTATTCCCTCAAATATTACAGTGGGAACGGCAACGGAGAAAAAAGTGTATTCCCAATTAGCCGTAGCAGATCAGATAGAATTTGGCTCTACTATTATTAAAAATGTCGTTTTTCTTGTTCTTCCTGATGACCAACTCAACTTTCCATCTATTCAATATCAGATTCATGGAATTATTGGGTTTCCTGTAATTAAAGAATTAGGTAAATTATCCATTTCTAATGCAGGAGTTGCTACCATACTTACGGCAGATTCAGCGATAGAACATGCAAATTTCTTTTATCAAGGAAATGCGATCATTGTGAAAGGTTTTTCGGGTAAATCATTGCTCAATTTTCATTTCGATACCGGAGCTAAGCAGTCAGAATTAGACGAAGATTATTACAAATCTCACAAATATATTGTCAAGAATTCTAGTAAAAAAGAGAAGGTAAATCTTGGCGGAGCTGGTGGAATTACATCATTCAAAGCGCTTCAATTATCAAAATTTCCATTAAAAATTGGTAATAGTCCGAGTAAGATTCTTGAAAATATCAACGTATATCCGGATAAAGAATCTCCTTATGGCAACGCATTGGGACAAGACTATATTCAATTATTTGATAAAGTAATTATCGATTTTAAAGATTGTAGTTTGGAGTTTAAGTAA
- a CDS encoding zinc-binding dehydrogenase — MKALVLNGIKAELKLEDVNIPVLNSDEALVEIRAAAVNHRDWWIQQGQYAGLKFPIILGSDGSGIVQKVSGNTENKNWIGKEVVLYPGFNWGADERFPSANYKNLGLPDNGTFAEFVKIPIANLFEKPAHLNFDETAALPVAGLTAYRALFVRGKLKAGQKVLICGAGGGAAVFALQYAVAAGAQVFVTSGNEEKIEKAIRLGAIAGANYHDDDWAEKFQAKYGSFDLIIDSALGKGFKDLINLAAKGGTIVFFGETAGAIPELNGRTIFSKQLNICGSSAGSPADFKAMLDFIEQHKIHPIIDSVIALEDGETAMRTMDKGNSKYGKVVIKVK, encoded by the coding sequence ATGAAAGCATTGGTTTTGAATGGAATAAAAGCAGAATTAAAATTAGAAGATGTGAATATTCCGGTTCTGAATTCGGATGAAGCATTGGTTGAAATAAGAGCTGCTGCCGTTAATCATAGAGATTGGTGGATACAACAAGGTCAATATGCGGGATTGAAATTTCCCATTATTTTGGGTAGTGATGGATCTGGAATTGTACAAAAAGTGAGTGGTAATACAGAAAATAAAAATTGGATCGGCAAAGAGGTGGTTCTTTACCCGGGTTTTAATTGGGGTGCGGATGAGCGTTTTCCCTCTGCTAATTATAAAAATCTTGGACTTCCAGATAATGGCACGTTTGCAGAATTTGTAAAAATTCCTATTGCTAATTTATTTGAAAAACCTGCACACCTCAATTTTGATGAAACTGCGGCTTTGCCTGTAGCTGGTTTAACAGCTTATCGAGCATTGTTTGTACGAGGAAAATTGAAAGCAGGGCAAAAAGTTTTGATTTGCGGTGCGGGCGGTGGTGCAGCTGTTTTTGCTTTGCAATATGCAGTAGCTGCAGGAGCACAAGTATTCGTGACATCTGGTAATGAAGAAAAAATTGAAAAAGCCATAAGACTCGGTGCAATTGCTGGGGCAAATTATCATGACGATGATTGGGCAGAGAAGTTTCAAGCGAAATACGGAAGCTTTGATTTAATTATTGATAGTGCTTTAGGTAAAGGATTTAAAGATTTGATCAATCTTGCTGCCAAAGGAGGAACTATTGTCTTCTTTGGCGAAACGGCAGGTGCTATACCAGAATTGAATGGTCGTACTATTTTTTCAAAACAATTGAATATTTGCGGCTCTTCTGCTGGTTCTCCGGCAGATTTTAAGGCAATGCTAGACTTTATTGAACAACATAAAATTCATCCTATCATTGATTCTGTAATTGCTTTGGAAGATGGAGAAACCGCGATGCGCACGATGGATAAAGGCAATAGCAAATACGGAAAAGTGGTAATTAAAGTCAAATAA
- the accC gene encoding acetyl-CoA carboxylase biotin carboxylase subunit, which produces MFKKILIANRGEIALRVIRTCREMGISTVAVYSTADKDSLHVRFADEAVCIGKAQSSDSYLNIPRLMAAAEITNADAIHPGYGFLAENAKFSQICAEHGIKFIGPTAEQINMMGDKITAKETMIKAGVPCIPGSEGLISDVEEAKVLAKKIGYPIILKATAGGGGKGMREVWKEEDLETNLETAQREALASFNNGGVYMEKFVEEPRHIEIQVAGDQYGTVCHLGERDCSIQRRHQKLVEESPSPFMTPKLREQMGEAAIKAASAISYEGVGTLEFLVDKHRNFYFMEMNTRIQVEHCVTEEVTGFDLIKEQIKIAAGDKISGVSYNPQRHAIECRINAEDPFNDFRPSPGKITVLHTPGGHGVRVDSHCYAGYVIPPYYDSMIGKLIAVAATREEAIDTMYRALSEYVIEGIKTTIPFDLQLMQDENFRSGNFTTKFLEDFELKKPE; this is translated from the coding sequence ATGTTTAAAAAAATATTAATCGCGAATAGAGGTGAGATTGCGCTGCGTGTCATCCGTACTTGCCGCGAAATGGGCATCAGCACTGTAGCCGTTTATTCTACTGCTGATAAAGACAGTTTACATGTAAGATTTGCAGACGAAGCCGTATGTATAGGTAAAGCGCAGAGCTCAGATTCTTATTTGAATATTCCACGTTTGATGGCTGCGGCAGAGATTACCAATGCAGATGCGATCCATCCAGGATATGGTTTTTTGGCAGAAAATGCTAAATTTTCTCAGATCTGTGCAGAGCACGGTATTAAATTTATCGGACCCACTGCAGAGCAGATCAATATGATGGGCGATAAAATCACTGCGAAAGAAACAATGATCAAAGCAGGCGTTCCTTGTATTCCTGGTAGTGAAGGGTTGATTTCTGATGTAGAAGAAGCAAAAGTTTTAGCTAAAAAAATCGGATATCCAATCATTCTAAAAGCAACTGCCGGCGGTGGAGGTAAAGGAATGAGAGAAGTGTGGAAAGAAGAAGATTTGGAAACAAACTTGGAAACTGCACAACGTGAAGCCCTTGCATCTTTCAATAATGGTGGTGTCTACATGGAAAAATTTGTAGAAGAACCTCGTCACATTGAAATTCAAGTTGCAGGTGACCAATACGGTACCGTTTGTCATCTTGGCGAGCGTGATTGCTCGATCCAACGTCGTCACCAAAAATTAGTAGAAGAATCTCCCTCTCCATTTATGACACCAAAATTGCGTGAACAAATGGGTGAAGCTGCTATCAAAGCCGCTTCTGCTATCTCTTATGAAGGTGTAGGTACTTTGGAATTCTTGGTAGACAAACATAGAAATTTCTATTTCATGGAAATGAATACTAGAATTCAAGTAGAACATTGCGTGACAGAAGAAGTTACTGGTTTCGATTTGATCAAAGAACAAATTAAAATCGCTGCAGGAGATAAAATCTCGGGTGTTTCATATAATCCTCAAAGACATGCAATTGAATGTCGTATCAATGCAGAAGATCCTTTCAATGATTTTCGTCCATCTCCTGGTAAAATAACCGTTTTGCATACGCCAGGTGGTCACGGTGTACGTGTGGATAGTCATTGCTATGCAGGTTATGTGATTCCTCCATATTATGATTCCATGATCGGTAAGTTAATAGCAGTTGCCGCAACTAGAGAAGAAGCAATTGATACAATGTACCGCGCATTGAGCGAATATGTTATTGAAGGTATCAAAACAACCATTCCTTTTGATTTGCAATTGATGCAGGATGAGAATTTTAGAAGTGGTAATTTCACTACTAAATTCTTAGAAGATTTTGAATTAAAGAAACCTGAATAA
- the accB gene encoding acetyl-CoA carboxylase biotin carboxyl carrier protein produces MDFKQIQELIKTINKSNIGELCIEEKDFKICIKQKEDPAPVYTQAAPAITPVAISAAPVAAALPVASTPASVEDNSDKYITIKSPMIGTFYRKSAPEKPNLVDEGADVTVGKVVCVIEAMKLFNEIESEVSGKIVKVLVDDASPVEYDQPLFLVEP; encoded by the coding sequence ATGGATTTCAAACAAATACAAGAATTGATCAAAACCATCAATAAAAGTAATATTGGTGAATTGTGTATTGAAGAAAAAGACTTCAAAATCTGTATCAAACAAAAAGAAGACCCAGCTCCTGTATATACACAAGCGGCACCCGCGATCACTCCAGTAGCTATATCTGCTGCACCAGTTGCTGCGGCTCTTCCAGTTGCTAGTACTCCTGCTTCTGTAGAAGATAATTCTGATAAATACATTACGATCAAAAGTCCAATGATCGGAACGTTTTATCGTAAATCTGCTCCTGAAAAACCAAATTTGGTGGATGAGGGCGCTGACGTTACTGTAGGAAAAGTTGTTTGCGTAATTGAAGCAATGAAATTGTTCAATGAAATCGAAAGTGAAGTTTCTGGTAAAATCGTAAAAGTTTTAGTAGACGACGCTTCTCCTGTAGAATATGATCAACCTTTATTCTTGGTTGAACCATAA
- the efp gene encoding elongation factor P, giving the protein MATTSDISRGMILKLDGSLYSVIEFGENKTARSAAKLWAKLKGVDNTRTIEKTWNSGENIFPVRVEKKTYQYLYKDETGYNVMDTETFEQFSLAESLIDAPQFLKDGSDISVFINTETEQPINAELPEKIVVRITYCEPGLKGDTATRALKQATIETGATVNVPLFVNEGELIRINTKTGDYVERVKE; this is encoded by the coding sequence ATGGCAACTACATCGGATATTAGCCGTGGAATGATACTGAAATTAGACGGCAGTTTGTATTCTGTTATTGAATTCGGTGAAAACAAAACTGCGCGTTCTGCAGCAAAACTTTGGGCTAAATTAAAAGGAGTTGACAATACAAGAACGATTGAAAAAACTTGGAACTCAGGTGAAAATATCTTTCCTGTAAGAGTTGAAAAGAAAACGTATCAATATCTTTATAAGGATGAAACTGGGTATAACGTAATGGATACAGAGACATTTGAACAGTTTAGTCTTGCTGAAAGTTTGATCGATGCTCCACAATTCTTGAAAGATGGTAGTGATATCAGTGTATTTATTAATACGGAAACTGAACAACCTATCAATGCGGAACTTCCAGAAAAAATCGTTGTTAGAATCACTTATTGCGAGCCAGGTTTGAAAGGAGATACCGCAACAAGAGCTTTGAAACAAGCAACTATTGAAACAGGTGCTACCGTAAACGTTCCTTTGTTTGTTAATGAAGGTGAATTGATCCGTATCAATACGAAAACGGGCGATTATGTTGAACGCGTAAAAGAATAA